The Sabethes cyaneus chromosome 3, idSabCyanKW18_F2, whole genome shotgun sequence DNA window gatcctccagaagtgccgcgaattccgagtccccacgcaccacctgttcatcgatttcaaagccgcatatgatagcgtaaaccgacaagagctatggaaaattttggacgaaaacggctttccgggtaagcttactagacttatcatggctacgatggatgggatccagtgctgtatgagaatctcgggtggattgtcggacccattcgaatctcgcaggggacttcgacaaggagatggtctttcctgcctgctattcaacattgcgcttgaaggtgttataaggcgagcggcgatcgaaatgcggggcacgattttcaataaatccagtcaagttatctgctttgctgtcgacgtggatgctgtcggcagaacatttgaggcggtggaagatcagtacaccagactgaaacgcgaagcagagaagattggattgcagataaatacgtctaaaacgaagtatatgctggcgggcgggaccgagcgcgacagggctcgcttgggcagcaccgtggtaatcgacggggatgagttcgaggtagtcgacgagttcgtataccttggctcgctggcaacagaggacaacaataccagccgtgagattaaaagacgtattatcagcggaagtcgggcctactacggactccacaaacacttgcggtcgaacaatctgagcccccgtacaaagtgcacattgtacaaaacgctaattagaccggttgtcctctacgggcacgaaacgtggacattgctagaagaggacctacgagcactcggagttttcgaacggcgggtgctaagaaccatctttggcggagtgcaagagaacggtgtatggaggcgaagaatgaaccacgagctcgcgcgtctctacggcgaaccaagtattcagaaagtggttaaagctggacggatacgttgggcaggacatgttgctaggaTGCCgcactatcctgcaaaaatggttttcgcatcaaatccgataggaacaagacgaagaggggcacagcgagcgaggtggcaagaccaggtggagcgagatctggcgagcactgggtgcccgcggaactggagatcagttgccatggaccgaaacagatggagaaattatactgcgcaggccttgtcataagacgttaggccaattaagtaagtaagtaagtcggaTAGTGGatctattgacgtaggactacgtcttacggcaaggtttgggataggatgTCATTCAAAACAATCGAAAAATGCTAGCAtcatgaaaaaatgaaagattttgagcgctaatagcttagtggtttccaagtcgattttaaatatttttacgccaatcgatcagaaaatcttctacgcatccacaccaataatgaaacctattgatttcaaagtacgtactattgaaaaattggaaataatgaagcattatccaactggaaatcctcgcttcgtgattggttggaagattctttacgatgatctaaacctataccaatttgatatctgtgcttgggaagcaagcCAAAACAAGCGACAAATATTCGTCGTCTCCTCAACTAGATTTctcaacaccgcgattaaacctagaccattttgatgtccttgcttgggaagtacgccagaaagagtgacaaagccctctcgtgccaacaaatttcttacgaacgcgattaaacctagtccaatttgatgtctgttagggaagtgtgccagaaaaatgactAAAGTCCATTGACCCAACGCCAACAGATGGCTGACAAATTCATTatggcgagacgattaaacctaggcgaatttgatatctgtgttggaaaagtgcgctacagctatagtgttcggttataatatgactctgtatggtGACGCATATTTGTCGTctcattggaagtgtagtgaaaagatgcgctgtttataaaatgggattgaattgataaaatcccTTCAAAGTGGGGTACCAAAGTAcctttggtaataaaaacaatctttaatttctgtaaggtagcaggagagcaatagtttgtgtccttgattttgataaattgtttccaaaagcATATAGAAATAACTGAGAAATCTGTTGAGAATtggacgtatacaatgttactactctaataaatgttacatacaacgcatgtagcatgtatatctgcTGCAtagagcatgtatacatgaagaatcgaatgataacATGCATGGATATGTGCTACtattactacaaagagacttacgtagtcctgcgtcaactatgtggtcgtgtcttctacacaacccctctaattTTTTTACACAATTAACTTACTTATCGAAAAAATACCGGCCAATTGAATTAAAACTCCAGAATTACAGGTTGCACCAAGAAGATTTTTTGGGAACTGAGGTCGAACAGtttaagcccccgtacaaagtgtagcCTGCAAAAGAAACTTATTAGACTGGTGGTTCTCTACGatcatgaaacgtggacaatgctggAGGAGTACTCGTGGGTACTCGGAATTTTCGAAAGATGAGTTctaagaacgatcttctgcGAACTAACTCGCACCACACCATGGCGAActcagtattcaaaaggtggccAAAACTAGACAGATACGATAggaagggcatgttgcaagaatgccggacaactaccctgcaaagatggtgtttgcttctAATCCAATAaggggcgcagcgagcaagctTGTTAGACCATGTGGAATGAGACCTGGCTAATGTATACGgtgtagaccaacctcgtgtttttgtcttgaccttaaaatgcggtcagacatataaattgatattttttgaagcgatagttttttttacaattgacgaagggacggtagaagaaagtaatgaaatatagAGTGAAGGAGAACGAGCGGAAAGGTGAAAGGGGGGAGGAAGTTATTAGTTGCtccgcttaacaagtagtcgttgtgactcttaccttttgcccaatgctggaaggtgcatgggtcgaaccaagctataatctgagattataaccggattcgaacccacaacacccgccagggcatgtggctcgctggtactaatgtacctttgaaacatagaggcgctggacaaaaggagactacacaacccccttattatcCCCTTATACCCCCGTATCTTTCAAActccaacctcgtgtttttgtcttgaccttgaaatacggtcaggcatataaattaatatgTTTTGAAACGGTCACAACGACTACTCGTTAAGCGTAACTACTAAtaaccccttcttcttcttccttctTTCTCCTACACTCTAAATTTCATTACAATTGTAAAAagctaccgtttcaaaaaatattaaaaggagactgcacgaccgccttattaagcgtgcgacgtatCTTTCAAACTCCACCATCTGGTGGGTTGGGTTGTTTATAgatacaaattgtgcctcttcctcgatctattgtaatggaaccaccgaattgagaagttttaatctaactcgtttttactCACGGGACGACGAAACTATACAGGtacttgcgacttacaaggcactgcacgtgacgttgttcgtccgttagcgtgttagctgcgattctcaacgcggatCTTCGGAttgaatagaccaacctcgtgtttttgtcttgaccttgaaatgcggtctggcatataaattaatattttttgaaacggtctTGTTAAATGTAGCCACACAAATAACCCCCCTTCCCCTCTCACCTTTCCTTCACtctaaatttcattactttcttctactgtcgcccctttgtcaattgtaaaagaactatcgttttaaaaattttgaataGTATAAAGTGTCcaagaaattggagagcggtagcctacAACTGAGTAAATtgaagaaactttgttcatcaggctatgTCTCAGGGCGGCAAGCCAACTCAGTAAATAACTCCtagacaataggccgtatgaataaaagagttagagcaaacacTCCCATAAGATttcacgggaaaagcaaagcaaactgttttattcataggGCCTAATATTACAATTTCTCGACTAATAAGCGAATGTAACTTTATATGATGTGCACTAATTCTATCTAGTTAACCAGTAGTCTAGTATAGTTAAATATTTCAGACGTTGACTCGCATAACTATCATACAATCATTAGGATACGTATAGCATTCAAACCATTTACTACAACATCCCGCTTGTGTAGGCGCCTTCTTCAAGTGAAATTCGCAACcgctgcaaaatatttcacattTTGCAGACCGTTCAAAGTAAACACGTCACCCTCTGAGTACAGGTTTTGAATTACATATATTATCGTTTAATATCTTATCAAACTCAAACTGTCAGTGTGTAGAAAAAAGTTGCACAATTGCATTTGTATGTGTAACAATACAATAAGGAATATTTTTATGTGCAATTACGATGCTTTTTTTACATGGAAAAAAATCAATGTGATAAAAGCCTCATCATAgccatattcatattcatgtaGTTACACTACACATATAAGTAGATGTAGTTATCGGAGCAGCGACAATCGAAAAGGCTGTCACCGTTTCTGCTTCAGTTGCGTTTTATCGGTTCACTGAGGCAGACGGTTAGTGGCTTGGAAAACGATCTCATTTTAGCTGCGTATTCGATTGAAGCTCACACACCGGTGTCAGGAGCGACGTAATATCCATACCGACTGGTAATAGCACTTGTATTGTCTACTAATAGGCTTCTAATATAGCTAGCTAGCCTAAAGGTAAATAAGTTAAGCCGGTATTCGCAGACCGCTAAAGTGACTTCGTTGTGAATGAGTGGGTATAACGCAAGGAAAGGAAGTTATAAAATATGTTTGCGAACACACTACTAAGTGACAACGGCGGTGGCAGGAAGCGGAAATGCGCATATTCCACTATACTGTGAATAATTTACACGTACTTGTGATGATTGCCGGCGAGTAAGCAAAATGAGCTACCGATATAGGTggattttcaaaagttttgacTTCGACCAGTGTGTCATGTCccagtttaatttaaaaaataccgAAATCTGCACTCAAACTAGTGCTGTGATTCTACTGAACACACCATGCAATGATTTAATAAGTAAAAAAGCAATGATATCAATGACAAATTACTTTTTGCAAGCATTACCTACCGCTCATTCCGCTGTATGAAGCACAATGATGGATTATAATAACCTGCGCCGGGCAATGTTAATCAAATTTGACTACAGAATTTCGTGTAGATTCCATTTGCTGAACTGCAGATAATAACCATTAGTGACGAAGAGCTGGCTTGAGCTACGAGTTCATGTTGATGATAAAACGCAATAATACTTCATTGAATATAAAATTGCGGTGCCAACATCACACCGTTATTTCACCATGAAAAACTGTTTATTCTTAGTACCGCATAATTTCCAATCTAGATGACCATTTTTCTTTGGGTGATTGATTGCTATTGACACACGGCCGATCTCGACTAAcacttccgcataaaaatgttcCTTTTTGGTCAAGTATTACTTCATCGTTCGGCCGGTTGCTCTGCTCTCCCGGCCCGGCCATGTTGTCCCCTTCAGCTTCTGTTGCATTTTACGGTCGCGCAGTACCATCAGGTGCCCTGAACCAGGTTTCCGTTCCACGCTCTCACCTTCCTTCTTCTGTAGGAGGGAGAGGATGTTGTGCCAGATCGGATATATCCAGCAAGTTCTTCGCTCTGAGTGAACCTGGAGAAgcacgaacaaagcatcgaccgtagctttttgactgttttcgccatggttACTAAAAATCAACTAATACTAATAATGCTGTCATTTTTTGTGTGATTGGTGATGCTTAGAAGAACTGACCACCAGCCACCAGGTAGACAGGTAATAttatgaaaaatcgaaaaatcaatttgtttttttaattgtaTACGTTAAATGGAGTTAGAACTTGGTTAGAACGCAATGTGCAAGTTTGCGTAAAACGCAAATGAAAACCCGGGTAAACTAGGTTTAAAAATAAGTTGAGGAAGCAATGATATAATCGATAAACAGGAATATTCATGGAAGATAGTAGTTTCTCAGCACTAGATCTCCAATACCAAGAGGTTGAATGAGTAATCAATTTACTGAAGACCAACAGAGAAGACCTCCTAAAGACTAAATTCCTGCAGAACTCTGCAAACATGGCAGAGCACTACACATTACCCAGAGGTAAGATCCATGAACGAAAAGGGAGATTTCCGTAACTGTTGCATTGTTGatctatcgcggcataacgctgaaAGGCACTCCCACCTATGGTAATGCCGGCTGGCACCGATGCGGAGACGACTCGTGAGTTCTAAAACCCTTGAGAAATTGACgccgagtggcccaagatcgaattgGTTGGAAACGATTgcatgaaacagcacgagccagtCCGGCTATATGCttaacgacgacgacgggaaAAGGGATTCATTTTGTCATTGTAATTATGAGAATCGTTCTGATTTTGGGGTAAGCGAAGGACTTGATATCTGGAAGTTCCTGGACAGCGATGCAAcagaaaaaatgtgaaaatttatgATATTTCTGCCAAATCCCATTTTCAACTActttaagcaataatatcaacaTTTTCAAGTTCAGTTGTCTTTATTAGGTGCTTTCAAACAGATTTACTCGATGTGTCCTCCATTTTTATCAAAGACGATGCCGGAAGCTAGAACACGCACAGAATCTCTGGGATTCTTAGGTCTTAGCATTGAATTGTGTTGCGGAATTCTGCATAAGATTGATTTAGAATGGATTCTAGTATGATAATCCAACAGGCAAATACACAGGATTCCTATAACTCGGTAAAGGAATTCCCTTCACTATGAAATACGAATCGTCGGGATTCTGAAAGCAGGAATCCTGTGTGTGTTAGTGAGGCTAAGATGAGATATTTTGCAGGGTTGTATTCCAATATACGCCCAAATCGAATAATCCAACGGATTAGTCCAGGTTGCTAAAGGGTGCTTTAAAATACCGAATACACTCGGTATTGATCTTAACACTAGCATCTGCtcattaaaatattttcaacccaggtaaccaataagcattaaaataagcagtaaatctgtcgtttattagcatccctggcgttttatactgcaggttgttgtttatcagctttttgactgcataactgttgtaaattggcatccacaattctatttaaattcttcttgttggtaactagctgcaaataaacattgtcagcactataagagggctagcagtaaagtagccgcatattttgccaaaatagcatttaagtagcatttaaggcaacttaaatgcttattggcttgcatttaaattgcattggaaatgcttattggttacctggaaaGTAACAGTCAGAAGCATCTTTTCATGTAACGTAAACTGATAAGAAAATAAATGTTAGCTGTACCGTTAAATCAATATAATCGGATTAAAACCATCGATGATACAAGGTGATTAGAGAAAGTTTTTCgggacagcaaaaaaaaattactttactGTACTTAACCAAAACAGCGATACAAATAATGATATCTTTTATTTTACCGGATACCTCAAATTGCCACATCAAACCTTTGGCGGTTCTTTGCTAGCGAGCGATAAGATATGAGGCCAAACTTATCAGTCCATCGTTCGTTCGTTGAAGAAAGCCTGACTGTTTCATCAACAATTTCTTTCATTGCAGAGGTTTTCTATTCTAATTACAACGCAACAAACAACTAATCCGTAAAAATGTCGCTCAGCACCAGTGCGAATCTTGTGAAATATTTACTATTTCTATTTAACTTTTTGTTCGTGGTACGTATGTTCTAATTTATTATTTTAGTCAATCCATTTTAACGATAACAAAAACTTAATCAACAGATAACCGGTATCACAATAATGGCCATCGGACTAACGGTTCAGGGCGCATATCACCACTTTTCGGAGATCCTCGATCCCCAATTTTTTAGCGTCCCCACGTTTCTGGTAGTCATTGGAAGCCTTATTTTCGTGATTGCCTTCTTTGGATGCTGTGGAGCGTACAAAGAGAACTACTGTATGACACTTACTGTAAGAATCGCCAAAAAATTGGTTGAGAAATGTTAGGTTCTGAATAATCCAATGTTTGTTTCTTTTTAGTTTTCAGTACTGCTCGTCCTAATCTTTATCCTGGAACTTGCGGCTGGTATCAGCGGATATGTTCTGCGAAATGATACATACAATTTACTAtcaaattcaatgaaaaactcaATGAAGAAATACGGTGCTAACGATTCCCAGGAAGTCACCATAATTTGGgataaaattcaaatgaatGTAAGTTTCATTTATCATAAATATCAAATCATTAAACTTCCAAACTAACCTACAGTACAACTGCTGTGGAGTGGAAAGTTCAAAGGAATGGGCGGAAGTCAACCCGGCTTTGTTTAACATTTCGTACCTTCCGATGACTTGTTGTGAAGTACCTCCAGGTAAGTCGGCTTAACGAATAATTTGAAACTTCTGGGATCATACAAATGGCATCCTATCGTGAACAGTTTCCATCGGAATCCAACGATGCATAGATGAAGCCCATCCGGACTTGCTGCGCTCAACGGGTTGTGCCAAATCGTTCGGAAACTTTATCAAGTCACATGCCGTAAGCATTGGAGCCGCCGGAATCGCCATAGCCGTGATACAGGTTaacaacaaaattttatttgaaactaaTCGGTTaaatttttaaccttttcttCCTATTATTACAGTTTTTCGGAATACTCTTTGCATGTTATCTGGCAAAGCAGATAAAGCAGCAACATTCAGGATTCTAGTCAGAGTTTTTTTGGAGAGTAAATGTTGATTGAATTCGTTTGATTAACGTAACGTTAGAACATTTGAACAACTATTTAATGTCATATTTATACATTACAAGGGTTTTTCATGTTGCTTGTGTTTCTGACTGCAGATTTGAGAGTGTTTTAATTCAGATAGCTATAATTGTTCTTAAAATAAAAGTAACTACCATTGAGCTAGTAAACATATTCCAATATCATTGATACGTTCCGAGAACACTTCACTAAATCCTTGAAgaatatcaaaagtgtaatctgGACACGAATTTTATATTTTGTACGGTCGGCGACTATATTGCAGTCGTCGAAACTTCCGAAAGAGTTTCTCATGTGGCAAGTAATCAGCACCTTTGTAGTGAAAAGTGACATCTTCGTAACTTCTGGGATCATGAACCAGGAATTTCCTTAAAATTTCTTGAGAAGAGGTTGCGTATTTAATCCGATTTTTGCAAACACtgtcgagttcattcgaatctcAGTAAGGTGTGAGGCTCTGTGAGACCATCAAAGATAATAAAGATCGTACGCGATCGACTACGCCGTAATCCTGCTCCTGCTCAGTATGCTCGAAAGCTAGCTTGGAATGTCATTATCAATCGGGAATCCGTTCAATTGTTCCTAAGACCAAATATTTAGTACTTCCTGAAAATGTTCCTGATACTCCGAACGTTGCTTACGGCTTCCTAAAAGATATGATTCGACAGTGGGAATAGACATGGGTGGCATGAGAACGATTGTCAGAAACCAATCGAGTTCATTGAACATTGAAAAGGTGCCGAAAATTGACTTCAGCCTAAAAACAAAGGACTAACGACTGTGGACTAAAGGATAGGAGCTATAGACTAGGGACCAGGGGCTAGGGACTAGAGTTCAGGATGTAGCTCCCTAATAGTAGCAAAAATTACAGTTGTTATTTAGATGAAATCATTGTTCAAATTATTGTAATTTGTGAATCATCACCATTTAACTAATGAGGCACAGCTCTGCTACCATTAAGAACGTGCCCATCCGCGTCATAGTACATACCGCGACTAATCAGTTGCTGGATTTATTTATAACATTCGAAACTTAATTAAAATCTACGAACCCGTCGTAAGACATTTCACAAAATTATCGGTATAGGTCGCTGACAATACGCTGACGTCTGCACTAACCAGTGCGGAACAACGTCCCAATCGGAACGTAATTGTGTTGAATAGAGCAGAAAATCCTTGGAATAAATCCAGTATGTTGATTGCGTTGTAACCAATATCACCGAATAAGCCGTAAAACTTGAAATGCATAAAAAAGTGTAAATATCAATTC harbors:
- the LOC128741939 gene encoding CD63 antigen-like, translating into MSLSTSANLVKYLLFLFNFLFVITGITIMAIGLTVQGAYHHFSEILDPQFFSVPTFLVVIGSLIFVIAFFGCCGAYKENYCMTLTFSVLLVLIFILELAAGISGYVLRNDTYNLLSNSMKNSMKKYGANDSQEVTIIWDKIQMNYNCCGVESSKEWAEVNPALFNISYLPMTCCEVPPVSIGIQRCIDEAHPDLLRSTGCAKSFGNFIKSHAVSIGAAGIAIAVIQFFGILFACYLAKQIKQQHSGF